A region from the Mesorhizobium shangrilense genome encodes:
- a CDS encoding SGNH/GDSL hydrolase family protein encodes MVSAARIRMLVRRAPILIAAVILLAVGSLGAFHAPAMAQDQPSRGWSLRDLLFPRRSERVEPPAELHQPRSRPKVKKARPPQEPAAPETPIVEKAPDARVVLVVGDFMASGLAEGLDTTFADNAGVRIVSRSNGSSGFVRDDFYDWPKQIKSLIETEKPAAVVVMLGSNDRQQMRVGDVREQPRSENWNKEYERRINAFGEAIASTKIPFLWVGMPAFRVSKMTSDMLAFNDIYHSSAESHGGEFVDVWEGFVDENGAFVTSGPDINGQAVRLRADDGINVSKAGKRKLAFYTEKPLMKILGLTTPGAVTVSAPAGAPVEAPTPAPVPVIVDRTVPMLLNDPALDGGSELLGAAPPAKVDANLPGEKLIINGKASDASPGRADDFSWPPKTSPATPAATASTATPTIP; translated from the coding sequence TTGGTTTCGGCTGCGCGTATCAGGATGCTCGTTCGCCGCGCGCCGATTCTGATTGCGGCCGTCATCCTGCTCGCCGTCGGATCGCTCGGCGCCTTTCATGCACCGGCTATGGCACAAGATCAGCCAAGCCGCGGCTGGTCGCTGCGCGATCTTCTGTTCCCACGCAGAAGCGAACGGGTCGAGCCGCCAGCCGAGTTGCACCAGCCGAGGTCGAGGCCCAAGGTAAAAAAAGCCCGGCCTCCGCAAGAGCCGGCGGCACCGGAAACGCCGATTGTCGAAAAGGCGCCCGATGCCCGCGTCGTGCTGGTGGTTGGCGATTTCATGGCCTCGGGCCTCGCCGAGGGTCTCGATACGACTTTTGCCGACAATGCCGGGGTCAGGATCGTCTCCCGCAGCAATGGCTCGTCCGGCTTCGTGCGCGACGACTTCTACGACTGGCCCAAACAGATCAAGTCGCTGATCGAGACCGAAAAGCCCGCTGCCGTTGTCGTCATGCTGGGATCCAACGATCGTCAGCAGATGCGCGTCGGCGATGTGCGCGAGCAACCCCGATCCGAGAACTGGAACAAGGAATATGAACGCCGGATCAACGCATTCGGCGAAGCCATCGCCTCGACCAAGATACCCTTCCTGTGGGTCGGCATGCCGGCATTCCGTGTATCCAAGATGACCTCGGACATGCTGGCCTTCAACGACATCTATCACTCGTCCGCCGAAAGCCATGGCGGTGAGTTCGTCGATGTCTGGGAAGGGTTTGTCGACGAGAATGGCGCCTTCGTCACCAGCGGGCCCGACATCAACGGCCAGGCGGTGCGGCTGCGCGCCGATGACGGCATCAACGTATCGAAGGCCGGAAAGCGCAAGCTTGCCTTCTATACCGAAAAGCCGCTGATGAAGATCCTTGGGCTGACCACGCCGGGCGCCGTCACGGTCTCCGCACCAGCTGGCGCCCCGGTCGAGGCGCCGACGCCCGCGCCGGTGCCTGTCATCGTCGACCGCACAGTGCCGATGCTGCTCAACGATCCAGCGCTTGATGGCGGCTCGGAACTGCTTGGCGCGGCGCCGCCGGCGAAGGTTGATGCGAACCTGCCCGGCGAAAAGCTCATCATCAACGGCAAGGCGTCCGACGCCTCCCCCGGCCGCGCCGACGACTTCTCCTGGCCGCCAAAGACATCACCCGCGACACCGGCAGCTACCGCCAGCACGGCGACGCCGACGATCCCCTGA
- a CDS encoding lytic murein transglycosylase: protein MPVRNAAKRFTSVMTAASLSLALLMSSGPAFADAGFRQWVAGFRATAVEEGVSGTVYDKAFRSIKDIDPVVLEKARTQPEFTAPAWDYFDNRVHDQSVAVGQQMAKKWGPWLDRIEARFGVDRNILLAIWSMESNYGEILKRDDIMRNVVSSLATLAYADPKRSKYARTQLIAALKILQTGDIDESHLMGSWAGAMGQTQFIPTSYQHYAVDMDGNGKRDIWNSIPDALATAANLLKKNGWQAGKTWGYEVKLPAGKLPSGSKTLSQWQALGVVRANGKPFKNGADKATLKVLDGRGGPAFLMVKNFSVIKAYNNADKYALAVGLLADEIGGSSGLVQDWKRPFTKLTFEERQELQKRLSQHGLYDGKFDGKIGDGSKNAILAFQAKAGLTQDGYPSMEVLKWLRQK, encoded by the coding sequence ATGCCCGTTCGAAATGCCGCGAAGCGTTTTACAAGCGTCATGACGGCCGCCAGCCTTTCGCTCGCCCTGCTCATGTCCAGCGGGCCTGCCTTCGCCGATGCCGGTTTCCGGCAATGGGTTGCCGGCTTCCGCGCCACCGCCGTGGAGGAAGGCGTTTCCGGCACCGTCTACGACAAGGCCTTCCGGAGCATCAAGGACATCGATCCGGTGGTGCTGGAAAAGGCCCGCACGCAGCCCGAATTCACCGCTCCCGCCTGGGACTATTTCGACAACCGCGTCCACGACCAGTCGGTCGCGGTTGGCCAGCAGATGGCCAAGAAATGGGGACCGTGGCTGGACAGGATCGAAGCGAGATTTGGCGTCGACCGCAACATCTTGCTGGCCATCTGGTCGATGGAATCGAACTACGGCGAGATCCTGAAGCGCGACGACATCATGCGCAATGTCGTGAGTTCCCTGGCGACCCTGGCCTACGCCGATCCGAAGCGGTCGAAATACGCCCGCACCCAGCTTATCGCCGCGCTGAAGATCCTGCAGACCGGCGACATCGACGAAAGCCATCTCATGGGCTCCTGGGCCGGTGCGATGGGCCAGACCCAGTTCATCCCGACCAGCTACCAGCACTACGCCGTCGACATGGACGGCAACGGCAAGCGCGACATCTGGAATTCCATACCCGATGCGCTGGCGACCGCCGCGAATCTGCTCAAGAAGAACGGCTGGCAAGCAGGCAAGACCTGGGGCTACGAGGTCAAGCTTCCGGCCGGCAAACTTCCCAGCGGTTCCAAGACCTTGTCGCAATGGCAGGCGCTCGGCGTTGTCAGGGCCAACGGCAAGCCGTTCAAGAACGGCGCCGACAAGGCGACGCTGAAGGTACTGGATGGCCGTGGTGGGCCAGCCTTCCTGATGGTCAAGAATTTCTCGGTCATCAAGGCCTACAACAATGCCGACAAATACGCGCTTGCGGTCGGTCTTCTTGCCGATGAAATCGGCGGCTCCAGCGGTCTTGTGCAGGACTGGAAGCGCCCGTTCACCAAGCTCACCTTCGAGGAACGGCAGGAGCTTCAGAAGCGGCTTTCGCAGCATGGTCTCTATGACGGCAAGTTCGACGGCAAGATCGGCGACGGATCGAAAAATGCGATCCTGGCCTTCCAGGCCAAGGCCGGCTTGACCCAGGACGGCTATCCGAGCATGGAAGTGCTCAAATGGCTCCGCCAGAAATAG
- the galU gene encoding UTP--glucose-1-phosphate uridylyltransferase GalU, which translates to MKRVRKAVFPVAGLGTRFLPATKAVPKEMLTVVDRPVIQYVVDEAREAGIEHFIFVTGRNKAVIEDHFDIQFELYDTLAQRGKDEQLARLQRLQPSPGQTSFTRQQVPLGLGHAVWCARELVGDEPFALLLPDMIMQSEKSCMKDMVELYEETGNNIIAVQECDPLETHKYGIVGRGEDTHHGFRITEMVEKPKTGTAPSNLYINGRYILQPEIFKILEGQERGAGNEIQLTDAMLKLEKQQPFYGYHYQGRTFDCGSPEGFVEANVAFALWRSDMNQNMAGVIRTLLDELKPSERRGAAF; encoded by the coding sequence ATGAAGAGAGTTCGCAAGGCAGTTTTCCCGGTCGCCGGTCTCGGCACGCGGTTTCTCCCGGCCACCAAGGCTGTTCCCAAGGAAATGCTGACCGTCGTCGACAGGCCGGTCATCCAGTATGTGGTGGACGAAGCGCGCGAGGCGGGCATCGAGCATTTCATCTTCGTGACCGGCCGCAACAAGGCGGTGATCGAGGACCATTTCGATATCCAGTTCGAGCTCTATGACACGCTGGCACAACGCGGCAAGGACGAGCAGCTTGCCCGCCTGCAGCGGCTGCAGCCCTCGCCGGGCCAGACCAGCTTCACGCGCCAGCAGGTGCCGCTTGGCCTTGGCCATGCCGTCTGGTGCGCACGGGAACTGGTCGGCGACGAGCCCTTCGCTCTGCTCTTGCCGGACATGATCATGCAGTCGGAAAAGAGCTGCATGAAGGACATGGTCGAACTCTACGAGGAGACCGGCAACAATATTATCGCGGTGCAGGAATGCGACCCGCTTGAAACGCACAAGTATGGCATTGTCGGCCGTGGCGAGGATACGCATCACGGCTTCCGCATCACTGAGATGGTGGAGAAGCCGAAGACGGGCACGGCCCCTTCCAATCTCTACATCAACGGGCGCTACATCCTGCAGCCGGAGATCTTCAAGATCCTCGAAGGCCAGGAACGGGGCGCCGGCAACGAGATCCAGCTCACCGACGCGATGCTGAAGCTGGAAAAGCAGCAGCCCTTCTACGGCTACCACTACCAGGGACGCACATTCGATTGCGGCTCGCCGGAGGGGTTCGTCGAGGCCAATGTGGCCTTTGCCTTGTGGCGCAGCGACATGAACCAGAACATGGCTGGCGTCATCCGCACGCTTCTCGATGAGCTCAAGCCATCCGAACGGCGCGGCGCGGCGTTCTAG
- a CDS encoding beta strand repeat-containing protein, whose product MHELGSTVALVRGRVELCPKRRRLLLLGTALGSTLMALSSQSFAASCTQPASPAPITVSGAVTPISCTNTDPRTATVAGDNAIGIATTGNANTVDITNSGSLTTDSTSLIPNPVFSQSTGARGIYAGTNGVGADITIKNTGDINSYSDSIKATGDASSSQTHITITNSGNLTAGPNAEGIFGRTTYGSDNVVTINNSGSITTGDSASTSGTSTGIVGNVGGDNGLVDITNSGAITTSGQSAAGISAIASYYTGSNSSIVINNKAGGTITTTKGAYGIFAQAGSIGPANPDNGGTIKLTNDATISAGYIGIGAFTYGSGGDITITNKASITSGTGGDDGSDGIKAVSNGGDTTLSVTNSGAIDTTAGGANSIGIEAINGKLFTGSNLHISVTNTADITTGADSEGIFARSAGAGGMVTVDNSGNIVTGASTSTSGGSTGIFADVSGDNSQISVTNNGTIHTIGYSAAGISAIANYYSGQGDHGSIVINNKAGGTITTEGAGAYGIFAQAGSVGKANPDNGGTVQITNAATIHSGYMGIAGFTYGSGGNVTIDNKGAITSGTGGLAGSDGIKALANMGDSTITITNSGDIDTTGGGNKSVGIEAINGPSFTGTDLVISVTNSGNITTAAESVGIKAASYGANAKVTVDNSGSIQTGTSTSGSGGSTGIFADVTGDNAQVNVTNSGAITTSGKSAAGISAIANYYGVSNGTIIVPTNNGSVVVNNKAGGTITTTGSDALGIFAQAGSKEPAGQDPNPDNGGTVDVTNAAAINSGSHGIGAYTYGTDGTVTVTNSGKIFSTNGNGIYAKSNSDDSSVIITNSASVGSGNGTAAIAAYSLGANSGITIGITGTSSVIRGNSGFGVIAEATGDASSVVITSGADIYGKLGGIKVNSTDGSTVNISAGGYVGAENDLAIESTAGTVEINNSGKIFGRVVLSGDGNVMNINDGGLFRAITDSNFGAAGNTLNNSGTINASGGSVSFLGLASFVNGSTGSGAGLTTMIDGVAGDKLTTSGNFTGQGNSKLGVDVNFATSTADTLTIGGNASGHTELVVNVVGGGAPNVFVPVVTVTGTTLASDFELAGPVSGGFFTYGLFLRGNTHGLESTGLSNAAFELPGGMTGAQNVWQDTTDFWQDRMADLRTEASGVHNADIVVSTPTPRMGGLWARAAGDWSDQDGSVSYVDPISHTPETVNLDRRQNTGAFLGGVDMGIEGVAGGDVMFGLMAGYVTSTLDFTATGDSWQYKGGTVGAYATYLNGGFYLDGLLKADFLNVDINDNHGNASTNATNIGVRLDTGYRFATGWGFIEPQASLQWVHTQMDSLSLFGGDVSFDNGSSGRARIGVRVGTDMQMNGMTVTPDLTLSVWNHFGSSNSVGIDFPGSAFSTSDSTGNGTFGEVGAGVSVASANNWSGVVRGSYRFGDGLSAGSLGATLRYSW is encoded by the coding sequence ATGCATGAGCTTGGGTCGACGGTCGCGCTGGTTCGCGGCAGGGTGGAACTGTGTCCAAAGCGTCGCAGGTTGCTGTTGCTGGGCACGGCGCTCGGCTCGACGCTGATGGCGCTCTCGTCTCAGTCGTTCGCGGCCAGTTGTACGCAGCCGGCATCGCCTGCTCCGATCACCGTCAGTGGCGCTGTGACGCCCATATCATGCACCAATACCGATCCGCGTACGGCGACGGTGGCCGGTGACAATGCGATCGGCATCGCGACGACCGGCAACGCAAATACCGTCGACATCACTAACAGTGGGTCGCTGACGACGGACTCGACATCGCTGATCCCCAACCCGGTCTTCTCGCAATCGACTGGCGCGCGCGGCATTTATGCCGGTACGAACGGGGTCGGCGCCGACATCACAATCAAGAACACCGGCGACATCAACTCTTACAGCGACAGCATCAAGGCGACTGGCGACGCATCGAGCAGCCAAACGCACATCACCATCACCAATTCAGGCAACCTGACAGCCGGCCCCAATGCCGAAGGCATCTTCGGCCGCACCACCTATGGCTCCGACAATGTCGTGACCATCAACAACAGCGGCAGCATTACGACCGGCGACAGCGCATCGACGTCCGGCACCTCGACGGGCATCGTCGGCAATGTCGGCGGCGACAACGGGCTGGTCGACATCACCAACAGCGGCGCCATCACCACTTCTGGTCAGAGCGCTGCCGGTATTTCAGCCATTGCCAGCTACTATACCGGCTCCAACAGCAGCATTGTCATCAACAACAAGGCTGGCGGTACAATCACCACCACCAAGGGTGCCTATGGCATTTTTGCCCAGGCAGGCAGCATAGGTCCTGCCAATCCCGACAATGGCGGCACGATCAAGCTCACCAACGATGCCACGATCAGCGCCGGCTACATCGGTATCGGCGCCTTCACCTATGGCAGTGGCGGTGACATCACCATCACCAACAAGGCCTCCATCACGTCCGGAACGGGCGGCGACGACGGGTCGGACGGCATCAAGGCGGTGTCCAATGGTGGCGACACGACCCTCAGCGTCACCAACAGCGGGGCCATCGACACCACGGCCGGTGGGGCGAATTCGATAGGTATCGAGGCCATCAACGGCAAATTGTTCACCGGCTCGAACCTGCACATTTCCGTCACCAACACGGCAGACATCACGACCGGTGCGGATTCCGAAGGCATCTTCGCCCGCTCGGCCGGCGCAGGCGGCATGGTGACCGTTGACAACAGCGGCAACATCGTAACCGGGGCCAGTACGTCGACAAGCGGCGGATCGACCGGCATCTTCGCCGATGTCAGCGGCGACAACAGCCAGATCAGCGTCACCAACAACGGAACGATTCACACCATCGGATACAGTGCCGCCGGCATTTCGGCGATCGCCAACTATTACAGCGGCCAGGGCGACCACGGCAGCATCGTCATCAACAACAAGGCGGGCGGCACGATCACCACCGAGGGCGCCGGCGCCTATGGCATCTTCGCCCAGGCCGGTAGCGTCGGCAAGGCGAACCCGGACAATGGTGGCACGGTCCAGATCACCAACGCCGCGACGATCCATTCCGGCTACATGGGTATCGCCGGGTTCACCTATGGTAGCGGTGGCAACGTCACCATCGACAACAAGGGCGCCATCACCTCGGGCACCGGCGGGCTTGCCGGCTCGGACGGCATCAAGGCCTTGGCCAACATGGGTGACTCCACCATCACCATCACCAACAGCGGTGACATCGACACCACCGGTGGCGGCAACAAATCCGTCGGTATCGAAGCCATCAATGGTCCATCATTCACCGGCACCGACCTAGTTATTTCGGTGACGAACAGCGGCAATATCACCACCGCAGCCGAATCCGTGGGCATCAAGGCTGCCTCCTATGGCGCCAACGCCAAGGTGACGGTCGACAACAGCGGCAGCATCCAGACCGGCACGAGCACGTCGGGCAGCGGTGGCTCGACCGGTATCTTCGCCGACGTCACCGGCGATAACGCCCAAGTCAACGTCACCAACAGCGGTGCGATCACCACCAGCGGCAAGAGCGCCGCCGGCATTTCGGCGATCGCCAACTACTATGGCGTCAGCAACGGCACCATCATCGTTCCAACGAATAACGGCAGCGTCGTCGTCAACAACAAGGCTGGCGGCACGATCACCACGACAGGCAGTGACGCCCTCGGCATTTTCGCCCAGGCGGGCAGCAAGGAACCCGCCGGCCAGGATCCCAATCCAGACAATGGCGGCACGGTTGACGTCACCAATGCTGCAGCAATCAACTCCGGTAGCCACGGCATCGGCGCCTACACATACGGTACCGACGGCACCGTCACCGTCACCAACAGCGGCAAGATATTCTCGACGAATGGCAACGGTATCTATGCCAAGTCGAACAGCGATGACAGCAGCGTCATCATCACCAACAGTGCCTCGGTCGGTTCGGGGAACGGCACCGCCGCCATCGCGGCCTATTCGCTCGGCGCAAACAGCGGCATCACGATCGGGATCACGGGAACCAGCAGCGTCATCAGGGGCAATAGCGGCTTTGGCGTGATTGCCGAGGCGACTGGTGACGCGAGCAGTGTCGTTATCACCAGTGGCGCGGACATCTACGGCAAACTCGGTGGCATCAAGGTCAACTCGACAGATGGATCGACTGTCAACATCAGCGCCGGCGGTTATGTCGGCGCGGAAAATGACCTCGCCATCGAATCGACCGCCGGAACGGTCGAAATCAACAATTCCGGCAAGATCTTCGGCCGCGTTGTATTGAGCGGTGACGGAAACGTCATGAATATCAACGACGGCGGCCTGTTCAGGGCAATCACCGACAGCAATTTCGGCGCCGCTGGCAACACGCTCAACAATTCCGGCACCATCAATGCGTCAGGCGGTTCTGTCAGCTTCCTTGGCCTCGCAAGCTTCGTCAATGGCAGCACCGGCTCGGGAGCCGGCCTGACGACGATGATCGACGGCGTGGCCGGCGACAAGCTGACCACGAGCGGGAACTTCACCGGACAGGGCAATTCAAAGCTCGGCGTCGACGTCAACTTCGCAACCAGCACCGCCGATACGCTGACGATCGGCGGCAATGCCTCCGGCCACACGGAGCTGGTCGTGAACGTTGTCGGCGGTGGCGCGCCCAATGTCTTTGTCCCCGTGGTCACGGTGACCGGGACGACGCTCGCCAGCGATTTCGAGCTGGCAGGTCCCGTAAGCGGTGGCTTCTTCACCTACGGTCTGTTCCTGCGGGGTAACACGCACGGCCTGGAATCCACTGGCCTTAGCAATGCGGCGTTCGAACTGCCCGGTGGCATGACAGGCGCGCAGAATGTGTGGCAGGACACCACCGATTTCTGGCAGGACCGCATGGCGGACCTGCGGACCGAGGCAAGCGGCGTGCACAATGCCGACATCGTCGTATCGACACCCACCCCGCGCATGGGCGGGCTGTGGGCGCGCGCGGCAGGCGACTGGTCCGATCAGGACGGCAGCGTGAGCTATGTCGATCCGATTTCCCACACGCCCGAGACGGTCAATCTTGATCGCAGGCAGAACACCGGTGCGTTCCTGGGCGGCGTCGACATGGGGATCGAAGGCGTTGCCGGTGGCGACGTCATGTTCGGCCTGATGGCCGGCTATGTCACGTCGACACTGGACTTCACCGCGACGGGCGACAGCTGGCAATACAAGGGCGGCACGGTTGGCGCCTATGCGACCTACCTGAACGGCGGCTTCTATCTCGATGGCCTGCTCAAGGCGGACTTCCTGAATGTCGACATCAACGACAATCACGGCAATGCCAGCACCAATGCCACCAATATCGGCGTGCGCCTGGATACCGGCTATCGTTTCGCGACCGGCTGGGGCTTCATCGAGCCTCAGGCGAGCCTGCAATGGGTTCACACGCAGATGGATTCCCTGTCCCTCTTCGGCGGTGATGTCTCCTTCGACAACGGCAGCAGCGGCCGTGCCCGGATCGGCGTGCGTGTCGGAACCGACATGCAGATGAACGGCATGACCGTCACGCCGGACCTGACGCTGAGCGTCTGGAACCATTTCGGCAGCAGCAACAGCGTCGGCATCGACTTCCCCGGCAGCGCCTTCTCGACCTCCGACAGTACGGGCAATGGCACGTTTGGGGAGGTTGGCGCCGGTGTGAGCGTGGCGAGCGCCAACAACTGGTCGGGCGTTGTCCGCGGCAGCTACCGGTTCGGCGACGGATTAAGTGCAGGGTCTCTCGGCGCGACGCTGCGCTACAGCTGGTAG
- a CDS encoding TIGR03032 family protein has protein sequence MSNSTTGETAAKPTETSAGAQEQQTNVSLSRGFVNWMETAQCSLAFTSYQSGQLFLVGLTGDRKTSIHQTNFTRAMGITIAGQRILLASDTAIWRLENILGPGQVANNVHDRMYMPRAASYTGDLDIHELAVRDDGQIVFINTKFSCLATLSPTHSFRPLWKPSFISKLVPEDRCHLNGLAMQNGRARYVTAISRSDSVGGWRDRRWEGGMIIDITEDKVVVEDLSMPHSPRFHDGALWVLDSGRGFLVRIDPKTNEKQNIAFCPGFLRGLSFFGRFALVTASLPRDGLFKDLPLQVNLETRDAEPRCAIYIIDLHTGGIAEWIELRGHITELFDVAVMPGCRCPSSVPLNSPNMASLITIDTDG, from the coding sequence GTGAGCAATTCCACGACCGGCGAGACCGCAGCAAAACCGACGGAGACGTCGGCCGGCGCACAGGAACAGCAGACCAACGTTTCGCTGTCACGCGGCTTCGTCAACTGGATGGAGACGGCGCAGTGTTCGCTGGCCTTCACCTCCTACCAGAGCGGGCAGCTGTTCCTGGTTGGCCTGACCGGCGACAGGAAGACATCGATCCACCAGACCAACTTCACCCGCGCCATGGGTATCACCATCGCCGGACAGCGCATCCTGCTTGCCTCGGACACCGCGATATGGCGGCTGGAAAACATCCTCGGCCCCGGACAGGTCGCCAACAATGTCCATGATCGCATGTATATGCCGCGCGCGGCGTCCTACACCGGCGATCTCGACATCCATGAGCTGGCCGTTCGCGACGATGGGCAGATCGTGTTCATCAACACCAAGTTCTCCTGCCTGGCGACGCTCAGCCCGACGCATTCCTTCCGGCCGCTGTGGAAGCCCTCCTTCATCAGCAAGCTGGTGCCGGAGGACCGCTGCCATCTCAACGGCCTGGCCATGCAGAACGGCCGGGCGCGCTACGTCACCGCCATCAGCCGTTCGGATTCGGTCGGCGGCTGGCGCGACCGCCGCTGGGAGGGCGGCATGATCATCGACATCACGGAGGACAAGGTCGTCGTCGAGGACCTGTCGATGCCGCATTCGCCGCGCTTCCACGATGGTGCGCTCTGGGTGCTCGATTCCGGCCGTGGCTTCCTTGTCCGCATCGACCCCAAGACCAACGAAAAGCAGAACATCGCCTTCTGCCCCGGCTTCCTGCGCGGCCTGAGCTTTTTCGGCCGCTTTGCGCTGGTGACGGCATCGCTGCCGCGCGACGGGCTTTTCAAGGACCTGCCGCTTCAGGTCAATCTGGAGACGCGCGACGCCGAGCCACGCTGCGCGATCTACATCATCGACCTGCACACGGGCGGCATCGCCGAATGGATCGAGCTCAGGGGGCATATCACCGAGCTGTTCGATGTCGCGGTCATGCCAGGATGTCGCTGCCCCTCGTCGGTGCCGTTGAACAGCCCGAACATGGCGTCACTGATCACGATTGATACCGATGGCTGA
- a CDS encoding outer membrane beta-barrel protein, whose protein sequence is MSGVQPEKRRGRKGKAVCALLLATSVFGLLRPALLYAQETDLRGEVSESAILADQQKRAQAGQGQAASANAPTQESPRTYLPASAGAVPDTDAPTTASVFDPPTTPDDTSADTPTPPKPRQSAAARQRTADQAKAAKQTAANKKAKKTTTTTAADNAATGDIDAAATDQQPANSRALTVDSADRLKLDPGAERTAAIEGQKKKAEDDPFAATGVKWGSFIIRPTLEQGLTASSNADSSSTGSSALLSETALRFNAISDWRENSATIDGYGIFRETISGEQVHDAQGRIEGQLNVDLDNELRAIAKLGYEAVPESASAPGAVPDSSSQPVRQTVNGSLGLEKDVGKMQFTVTGGIAHDTFGDAKLNDGTSLSQKDRDSTLYSMKLRTGYEISPALTPFTEVELGRRVYDLGVDSSGFDRSSTTLGARVGTKLDLGEKLAGEFSAGWLREAISDDRLPAISGPSVNADVKWSPERGTIIGLTGQTMIEDSTTAGQSGDILYSGRLTGERQIRANLTGNAALGLDWRDYTGIDGHDLTLSAEAGLTWWLNRYVGLTSRARTEKLTSNLPGRNYTANSVFLGLKLQR, encoded by the coding sequence ATGTCCGGGGTCCAGCCAGAAAAACGAAGAGGACGAAAGGGCAAAGCGGTCTGCGCCTTGCTGCTGGCGACGAGCGTCTTCGGCCTGCTGCGGCCTGCTTTGCTCTACGCCCAGGAAACGGACCTGCGCGGCGAGGTGTCGGAATCGGCGATCCTGGCCGACCAGCAGAAAAGGGCCCAGGCCGGTCAGGGACAGGCAGCATCGGCCAATGCTCCGACGCAGGAAAGCCCACGCACCTACCTGCCGGCCAGCGCGGGCGCGGTGCCCGATACCGACGCGCCCACAACCGCCAGCGTCTTCGACCCGCCAACGACCCCTGACGACACATCGGCTGACACCCCGACGCCGCCCAAGCCGCGCCAATCGGCGGCAGCGAGACAACGTACGGCTGACCAGGCCAAGGCCGCCAAGCAGACCGCAGCCAACAAGAAGGCGAAGAAGACCACCACCACAACGGCGGCGGACAACGCCGCGACCGGCGATATCGACGCAGCGGCGACGGATCAGCAGCCAGCCAACTCTCGCGCCCTCACGGTCGATTCCGCCGACAGGCTGAAGCTTGATCCCGGCGCCGAGCGCACGGCAGCGATCGAAGGCCAGAAGAAGAAGGCCGAGGACGATCCCTTTGCCGCTACCGGCGTCAAATGGGGCTCTTTCATCATCCGGCCGACGCTTGAACAAGGTTTGACTGCTTCATCGAACGCCGATTCGAGCAGTACCGGCAGTTCTGCCCTGCTTTCGGAAACCGCATTGCGTTTCAACGCCATCTCAGATTGGCGTGAGAATTCGGCGACCATCGACGGCTATGGCATCTTCCGCGAGACCATTTCCGGCGAACAGGTGCATGACGCGCAGGGCCGTATCGAAGGCCAGCTCAATGTCGATCTCGACAATGAACTGCGCGCCATCGCCAAACTCGGTTATGAAGCCGTGCCGGAATCGGCATCCGCGCCGGGCGCCGTTCCCGATTCGAGTTCGCAGCCGGTACGTCAGACCGTGAACGGCAGCCTCGGCCTCGAAAAAGATGTCGGCAAGATGCAGTTCACGGTGACCGGCGGCATCGCGCACGACACTTTTGGCGACGCCAAGCTTAACGACGGCACCTCGCTGTCGCAGAAGGATCGCGATTCCACTCTCTACTCGATGAAGCTGCGCACCGGCTACGAGATATCCCCGGCGCTCACGCCCTTCACCGAGGTGGAGCTTGGCCGCAGGGTCTATGACCTGGGTGTGGACAGCAGCGGCTTCGACCGGTCCTCTACCACGCTCGGCGCCAGGGTGGGAACGAAGCTCGACCTCGGCGAGAAACTGGCCGGCGAATTTTCGGCCGGATGGCTGCGCGAGGCGATCAGCGACGACCGCCTGCCGGCCATTTCGGGGCCGTCGGTCAATGCCGACGTGAAATGGTCGCCAGAGCGCGGCACCATCATCGGCCTGACCGGGCAGACGATGATCGAGGACTCGACCACCGCCGGCCAGAGCGGCGACATCCTCTATTCAGGACGGCTAACGGGCGAGCGGCAAATCCGCGCCAATCTTACCGGGAATGCGGCATTGGGCCTGGACTGGCGCGACTATACCGGTATCGACGGCCACGACCTGACGCTGAGCGCCGAGGCCGGCCTGACATGGTGGCTGAACCGGTACGTCGGCCTGACCAGCCGCGCCCGGACCGAGAAACTGACCAGCAACCTGCCGGGACGCAACTACACGGCCAACAGCGTCTTCCTCGGGCTGAAGCTGCAGCGCTGA